A section of the Saccharopolyspora gregorii genome encodes:
- a CDS encoding alpha-mannosidase — translation MHDDRAAVEKRLDRILAERLRPAVHTRTHPLDIAAWHVPGEPVPAHRALHARYTPVHIGHEWGPAWGTTWFRLTGTLPETWADQPVEAVIDLGFDLDRPGFHCEGLAHTDTGTPIKGLNPRNTHLPVHTPPGQPLTWYVEAAANPLILGDNGYRPTHLGDPPPWLDGGTTTGTPLYRLTRADLALRDLTVHELVHDTEVLAQLMHELPTDSPRRHDILRALERMLDRLDLHDIHTTAPAARHELTTALHRPAHTTTHRISATGHAHIDSAWLWPQRETIRKVARTVANVTELMTRDPAFTFAMSQAQQLAWLKQHHPDLFDRVREHVRTGQFVPVGGMWVESDTNLPGSEALARQFLHGKRFYLDEFGIDTQEVWLPDSFGYSAALPQLVRHSGSRWFLTQKISWNQTNKFPHHTFWWEGIDGTRVFTHFPPVDTYNAELTGAELAHASRNFTEHGHATRSLVPYGHGDGGGGPTRDMLARAHRLADLEGSPTVELHSPAEFFTAAEADHRDPAVWSGELYLEFHRGTYTSQARTKQGNRRSEHLLREAELWCTTAHTTLGHDYPHDTLDRLWKTVLLHQFHDILPGSSIAWVHREAEQTYQHVTAELHELIDHAQRALAGTGPGTTTFNATPHHHDGIPALGAGTPTTPAATTATEHFDGTTTLDNGRIRATIDQRGLLTSVLDLDTGREALAPGQPGNLLQLHPDHPNAWDAWDLDEFYRHQGHDLTDTDRTTLDGTTLTVHRTFGNSTLVQRLHLHGHTLHIDTDIDWRETEKILKAAFPLDVHADRSTAETQFGHIHRPTHTNTTWDAAKFEICAHRWLHLGEHHYGHALINDSTYGHDVTRHTRPDGGTTTTARLSLLRAPRFPDPHTDHGHHHLRYALVVGADIGDAIREGYRLNLPPRTVPGGNAVPPLITLDNPDVIVEALKPAEDRSGDLIVRLYESRGGRATTTLTPHFPHTAITRTDLLERPTGEPRHHPEPITLRPFEIRTLRITRTGAETRGADPDPTR, via the coding sequence ATGCACGACGACCGCGCCGCAGTGGAAAAACGCCTCGACCGCATCCTCGCCGAACGACTCCGGCCCGCCGTGCACACCCGCACCCACCCCCTCGACATCGCCGCCTGGCACGTCCCCGGCGAACCCGTCCCCGCACACCGAGCCCTCCACGCCCGCTACACCCCCGTCCACATCGGACATGAATGGGGACCCGCCTGGGGCACCACCTGGTTCCGCCTCACCGGCACCCTCCCCGAAACCTGGGCCGACCAACCCGTCGAAGCCGTCATCGACCTCGGCTTCGACCTCGACCGCCCCGGATTCCACTGCGAAGGCCTCGCCCACACCGACACCGGCACCCCCATCAAAGGCCTCAACCCCCGCAACACCCACCTGCCCGTCCACACCCCACCCGGACAACCCCTCACCTGGTACGTCGAAGCCGCCGCCAACCCCCTCATCCTCGGCGACAACGGCTACCGACCCACCCACCTCGGCGACCCACCACCCTGGCTCGACGGCGGCACCACCACCGGCACACCCCTCTACCGCCTCACCCGCGCCGACCTCGCCCTCCGCGACCTCACCGTCCACGAACTCGTCCACGACACCGAAGTCCTCGCCCAACTCATGCACGAACTCCCCACCGACTCACCCCGCCGCCACGACATCCTCCGCGCCCTCGAACGCATGCTCGACCGCCTCGACCTCCACGACATCCACACCACCGCACCCGCCGCCCGCCACGAACTCACCACCGCACTCCACCGCCCCGCCCACACCACCACCCACCGCATCAGCGCCACCGGCCACGCCCACATCGACTCCGCCTGGCTCTGGCCCCAACGCGAAACCATCCGCAAAGTCGCCCGCACCGTCGCCAACGTCACCGAACTCATGACCCGCGACCCCGCCTTCACCTTCGCCATGTCCCAAGCCCAACAACTCGCCTGGCTCAAACAACACCACCCCGACCTCTTCGACCGCGTCCGCGAACACGTCCGCACCGGCCAATTCGTCCCCGTCGGCGGCATGTGGGTCGAATCCGACACCAACCTGCCCGGCTCCGAAGCCCTCGCCCGCCAATTCCTCCACGGCAAACGCTTCTACCTCGACGAATTCGGCATCGACACCCAAGAGGTCTGGCTACCCGACTCCTTCGGCTACAGCGCCGCCCTGCCCCAACTCGTCCGCCACTCCGGATCCCGCTGGTTCCTCACCCAGAAGATCTCCTGGAACCAGACCAACAAATTCCCCCACCACACCTTCTGGTGGGAAGGCATCGACGGCACCCGCGTCTTCACCCACTTCCCACCCGTCGACACCTACAACGCCGAACTCACCGGCGCCGAACTCGCCCACGCCAGCCGCAACTTCACCGAACACGGCCACGCCACCCGATCCCTCGTGCCCTACGGCCACGGCGACGGCGGCGGCGGACCCACCCGCGACATGCTCGCCCGCGCCCACCGCCTCGCCGACCTCGAAGGCTCACCCACCGTCGAACTCCACTCACCAGCCGAATTCTTCACCGCCGCCGAAGCCGACCACCGCGACCCCGCCGTCTGGTCCGGCGAGCTCTACCTCGAATTCCACCGCGGCACCTACACCTCCCAAGCCCGCACCAAACAAGGCAACCGCCGCAGCGAACACCTCCTGCGCGAAGCCGAACTCTGGTGCACCACCGCCCACACCACCCTCGGCCACGACTACCCCCACGACACCCTCGACCGCCTGTGGAAAACCGTGCTCCTGCACCAGTTCCACGACATCCTGCCCGGATCCTCCATCGCCTGGGTCCACCGCGAAGCCGAACAGACCTACCAGCACGTCACCGCCGAACTCCACGAACTCATCGACCACGCCCAACGCGCCCTCGCCGGCACCGGACCCGGCACCACCACCTTCAACGCCACACCCCACCACCACGACGGCATCCCCGCCCTCGGCGCCGGAACCCCCACCACACCCGCCGCCACCACCGCCACCGAACACTTCGACGGCACCACCACCCTCGACAACGGCCGCATCCGCGCCACCATCGACCAACGCGGCCTGCTCACCTCAGTGCTCGACCTCGACACCGGCCGCGAAGCCCTCGCCCCCGGACAACCCGGCAACCTCCTCCAACTCCACCCCGACCACCCCAACGCCTGGGACGCCTGGGACCTCGACGAGTTCTACCGCCACCAAGGCCACGACCTCACCGACACCGACCGCACCACCCTCGACGGCACCACCCTCACCGTCCACCGCACCTTCGGGAACTCCACCCTCGTCCAACGACTCCACCTCCACGGCCACACCCTCCACATCGACACCGACATCGACTGGCGCGAAACCGAAAAGATCCTCAAAGCCGCCTTCCCCCTCGACGTCCACGCCGACCGCTCCACCGCCGAAACCCAGTTCGGCCACATCCACCGACCCACCCACACCAACACCACGTGGGACGCCGCCAAGTTCGAGATCTGCGCCCACCGCTGGCTCCACCTCGGCGAACACCACTACGGCCACGCCCTCATCAACGACTCCACCTACGGCCACGACGTCACCCGCCACACCCGCCCCGACGGCGGCACCACCACCACCGCCCGCCTCTCCCTGCTGCGCGCCCCCCGATTCCCCGACCCCCACACCGACCACGGACACCACCACCTGCGCTACGCCCTCGTCGTCGGCGCCGACATCGGCGACGCCATCCGCGAGGGATACCGCCTCAACCTCCCCCCGCGCACCGTCCCCGGCGGCAACGCCGTCCCACCCCTGATCACCCTCGACAACCCCGACGTCATCGTCGAAGCCCTCAAACCCGCCGAAGACCGCAGCGGCGACCTCATCGTCCGCCTCTACGAATCCCGCGGCGGCCGCGCCACCACCACCCTCACCCCGCACTTCCCCCACACCGCGATCACCCGAACCGACCTGCTCGAACGCCCCACCGGCGAACCCCGGCACCACCCCGAACCCATCACCCTGCGCCCCTTCGAAATCCGCACCCTCCGCATCACCCGAACCGGTGCCGAGACCAGGGGAGCGGACCCGGACCCGACCCGGTGA
- a CDS encoding DUF6221 family protein: MNRFAEFLRRQIDIDLELLRWVREDVEAGNAKPCGGTVFRGFRECELKTRLLRQHQLCGSGTGPCDRLGEAYPPEDERGCATRALLGLPYADRPGYRARWRP, encoded by the coding sequence ATGAACCGGTTCGCCGAGTTCCTGCGACGACAGATCGACATCGACCTGGAACTGCTGCGCTGGGTGCGCGAAGACGTCGAAGCGGGCAACGCCAAACCCTGCGGCGGCACCGTCTTCCGCGGCTTCCGCGAATGCGAGCTCAAGACCAGGCTGCTGCGCCAGCACCAGCTCTGCGGCTCCGGCACCGGACCCTGCGACCGGCTCGGCGAGGCCTACCCGCCCGAAGACGAACGCGGCTGCGCCACCCGAGCCCTGCTCGGCCTGCCCTACGCCGACCGGCCCGGCTACCGCGCCCGCTGGCGCCCCTGA
- a CDS encoding DUF3040 domain-containing protein, with protein sequence MLPRHERRRIAEIEKGLVLQDPDFADRLRRAELPGRSRPGVRVVLGCVAVVAALLCMVLGEVAGFLLAGLLATVLLAARGWRLLTS encoded by the coding sequence ATGCTGCCCAGGCACGAACGCCGCCGCATCGCGGAAATCGAGAAGGGTCTGGTTCTGCAGGACCCCGATTTCGCCGACCGGTTGCGGCGCGCGGAGCTGCCCGGCCGGTCGCGGCCCGGGGTGCGGGTCGTGCTGGGCTGCGTCGCGGTGGTGGCGGCGTTGTTGTGCATGGTGCTCGGTGAGGTGGCGGGTTTCCTGCTGGCGGGGTTGTTGGCGACGGTGCTGCTGGCGGCGCGGGGCTGGCGGTTGTTGACGTCCTGA
- a CDS encoding class I SAM-dependent methyltransferase, which yields MAEQSEIAIAPSNTAQSRAWDGDQGEFWAERAERFDEGVAAYHERFLDAAEISPAAQVLDVGCGSGKVTRDAARRAAAGWAHGVDLSAPLVDLARVLAQREGVANASFERADAQVHPFPTVDLVLSRHGAMFFGAPRDAFTHLGRALAPGGGLALLTWQPAEHNPWMGGFRSVLSGGREGAPPVDGPGPLSMSEPAVVRALLESAGFERVRLDGLRERMYFGRDAADAFRFVTGQFSGLLAGLEAAQRERAEARLLALLTEHESERGVLFESAAWLVRARRP from the coding sequence ATGGCCGAGCAGTCCGAGATCGCGATCGCCCCGTCGAACACGGCCCAGTCCCGGGCGTGGGACGGTGATCAGGGCGAGTTCTGGGCGGAGCGCGCCGAGCGCTTCGACGAGGGCGTCGCCGCCTACCACGAGCGGTTCCTGGACGCGGCCGAGATCAGCCCGGCCGCGCAGGTGCTCGACGTCGGCTGCGGCAGCGGAAAGGTCACCCGGGACGCGGCGCGGCGCGCGGCGGCGGGCTGGGCGCACGGGGTCGACCTGTCGGCGCCGCTGGTGGACCTGGCCCGGGTGCTGGCGCAGCGGGAGGGGGTGGCGAACGCGTCGTTCGAGCGGGCTGACGCGCAGGTGCACCCCTTCCCCACCGTCGACCTGGTGCTGAGCAGGCACGGGGCGATGTTCTTCGGCGCGCCCCGCGACGCGTTCACCCACCTCGGGCGGGCGTTGGCGCCGGGCGGTGGGCTGGCGCTGCTGACCTGGCAGCCGGCGGAGCACAACCCGTGGATGGGCGGGTTCCGCTCGGTGCTCTCCGGTGGGCGCGAGGGCGCGCCGCCGGTGGACGGGCCGGGTCCGCTGTCGATGAGCGAGCCGGCGGTGGTGCGGGCGTTGCTGGAGTCGGCGGGTTTCGAGCGGGTGCGGCTGGACGGGCTGCGGGAGCGGATGTACTTCGGCCGGGACGCCGCGGACGCGTTCCGGTTCGTCACCGGGCAGTTCTCCGGGTTGCTGGCCGGGCTGGAGGCGGCGCAGCGGGAGCGGGCGGAGGCGCGGCTGCTGGCGCTGCTCACCGAGCACGAGTCCGAGCGGGGCGTGCTGTTCGAGTCGGCGGCGTGGCTGGTGCGGGCGCGGCGGCCGTGA
- a CDS encoding YunG family protein: MPMTLTGIEHAFRCFWGADTCAPEDLPKWSPRNPARGQCGVTALVLQDFLGGELLRGEVLVAGARVDFHWWNLLGSVEVDLTREQFAPEEVVGPGEVVVRGPLRRMQAEYELLRERVRTHLSPVG; encoded by the coding sequence ATGCCGATGACGTTGACCGGGATCGAACACGCGTTCCGCTGTTTCTGGGGTGCCGACACCTGCGCCCCCGAAGACCTCCCCAAGTGGTCGCCGCGGAACCCCGCGCGCGGCCAGTGCGGGGTGACCGCGCTGGTGCTGCAGGACTTCCTCGGCGGTGAGCTGCTGCGCGGCGAAGTCCTCGTCGCCGGTGCGCGGGTCGACTTCCACTGGTGGAACCTGCTCGGTTCGGTGGAGGTGGATCTGACCCGGGAGCAGTTCGCCCCCGAGGAGGTCGTCGGGCCGGGTGAGGTGGTCGTCCGCGGCCCGCTGCGGCGGATGCAGGCGGAGTACGAGCTGTTGCGCGAGCGGGTGCGGACGCACCTCTCCCCCGTCGGCTGA
- a CDS encoding SDR family NAD(P)-dependent oxidoreductase produces MPTLDRYRFTGGTAVLTGAASGMGEQMAHQLAARGSDLVLIDRDEARLTTVADTLRGTHPDRTVHTHVADLADTPALDDLAQRITTAAPHITLLINNAGVALGGTFDQLTGDEFDWVIDINFRAPVTLTRLLLPRLGEGAHIVNVSSLYGLIAPPGQSAYAASKFALRGFSDALRHELAEQGIGVTTVHPGGIRTRIAESARVASGVDEQQLARGRANYAKLLSYPADKAAAQILDGVHRRKRRVLIASSAVVPDLLARLFPARYMDVLYRLHPQSRPSALRR; encoded by the coding sequence ATGCCCACCCTCGACCGCTACCGCTTCACCGGCGGCACCGCCGTCCTCACCGGCGCCGCCAGCGGCATGGGCGAACAGATGGCCCACCAGCTCGCCGCCCGCGGCAGCGATCTCGTCCTCATCGACCGCGACGAAGCCCGCCTCACCACCGTCGCCGACACCCTCCGCGGCACCCACCCGGACCGCACCGTGCACACCCACGTCGCCGACCTCGCCGACACACCGGCCCTCGACGACCTGGCCCAGCGCATCACCACCGCAGCACCCCACATCACCCTGCTGATCAACAACGCCGGAGTCGCCCTCGGCGGAACCTTCGACCAGCTCACCGGCGACGAGTTCGACTGGGTCATCGACATCAACTTCCGCGCACCCGTCACCCTCACCCGGCTGCTGCTGCCCCGGCTCGGCGAAGGCGCGCACATCGTCAACGTCTCCAGCCTCTACGGCCTCATCGCGCCACCCGGCCAATCCGCCTACGCCGCGAGCAAGTTCGCACTGCGCGGCTTCAGCGACGCCCTCCGCCACGAACTCGCCGAACAAGGCATCGGCGTCACCACCGTGCACCCCGGCGGCATCCGCACCCGCATCGCCGAATCCGCCCGCGTCGCCAGCGGCGTCGACGAACAACAGCTGGCCCGGGGGAGGGCGAACTACGCGAAGCTGCTGTCCTACCCGGCCGACAAGGCCGCCGCCCAGATCCTCGACGGCGTCCACCGCCGCAAGCGCCGCGTGCTCATCGCGTCCTCGGCCGTCGTCCCGGACCTGCTCGCTCGGCTCTTCCCCGCCCGCTACATGGACGTGCTCTACCGGCTGCACCCGCAGTCACGACCGTCGGCACTGCGGCGCTAG
- a CDS encoding AraC family transcriptional regulator, with protein MTVIRSAGLRGFRATVAELGGDAEHYARTAGLPTAALDTDDLLVPERALVTTLETAAADLHRPDLGLRIAARQDLGMLGPLALAIRNSPTIGDALECATRYLFVHARALTITLDDDPRGTPGIAALRYELPPGAPTSSQAIDLGLGFLHRAITFLAAGRYGLRTAELPHTPAAPLHVYEEFFGAPITTGAPAALLRLPRSLTTRPLTGADERVRQLALAYLAERTPGESADLTTRVRSVLTQALGTTPPEIGAIAHLINLHPRTLQRRLRDEGTTFAALLDDARRHAAHRYLTSTDLPLGRIAALLGLSEQSALSRCCRRWWHTTPSDMRRVARSHENVAQGQATTPTATHTRSPRR; from the coding sequence ATGACGGTGATCCGCTCCGCAGGCCTGCGCGGCTTCCGCGCCACCGTCGCCGAACTCGGCGGCGACGCAGAGCACTACGCCCGCACCGCAGGCCTGCCCACCGCCGCACTCGACACCGACGACCTCCTCGTCCCCGAACGCGCCCTCGTCACCACCCTCGAAACCGCGGCCGCCGACCTGCACCGACCCGACCTCGGACTCCGCATCGCCGCCCGCCAGGACCTCGGCATGCTCGGCCCCCTCGCCCTCGCCATCCGCAACTCACCCACCATCGGCGACGCACTCGAATGCGCCACCCGCTACCTGTTCGTCCACGCCCGCGCCCTCACCATCACCCTCGACGACGACCCCCGCGGCACACCCGGCATCGCCGCCCTCCGCTACGAACTCCCACCCGGCGCCCCCACCTCCAGCCAAGCCATCGACCTCGGACTCGGCTTCCTGCACCGCGCCATCACCTTCCTCGCCGCAGGCCGCTACGGACTCCGCACCGCCGAACTGCCCCACACACCCGCCGCACCACTGCACGTCTACGAAGAGTTCTTCGGCGCCCCCATCACCACCGGCGCCCCCGCCGCACTGCTCCGCCTGCCCCGCAGCCTCACCACCCGACCGCTCACCGGCGCCGACGAACGCGTCCGCCAACTCGCCCTCGCCTACCTCGCCGAACGCACACCGGGGGAGAGCGCCGACCTCACCACCCGCGTCCGCAGCGTCCTCACCCAAGCCCTCGGCACCACACCACCCGAGATCGGCGCCATCGCCCACCTCATCAACCTGCACCCCCGCACCCTGCAACGCCGGCTCCGCGACGAAGGCACCACCTTCGCCGCACTCCTCGACGACGCCCGCCGCCACGCCGCCCACCGCTACCTCACGAGCACCGACCTGCCCCTCGGCCGGATCGCCGCCCTGCTCGGCCTCTCCGAACAATCCGCGCTCAGCCGCTGCTGCCGACGCTGGTGGCACACCACCCCCAGCGACATGCGCCGTGTCGCACGAAGTCACGAGAACGTCGCGCAAGGTCAAGCCACCACGCCTACGGCCACCCACACTCGATCACCACGACGCTGA
- a CDS encoding flavin-containing monooxygenase has product MSESAVDVEHVDVVVVGAGLSGVGAAYRVKSECPGRSLAVLEARDVSGGTWDLFRYPGVRSDSDMATLGYPFRPWRGSRPLADGASILEYVRATAAEFGIEGLIRYRTKVVAAEWSSAESRWTLRLAVRGADGGVSERVLTCGFLYSCAGYYDYERGHEPVFPGVESFGGELVHPQFWPEGLDHAGKRVVVIGSGATAVTLVPAMAREAARVTMLQRSPTWISPVPGRDRKAERLRAWLPERVASRLVRWKNIAFSTAFFQFCQRFPRAARGLLTRVSARALRDEAAVREHFTPSYDPWDQRLCAVPDGDLFGAVREGRAEVVTDHVESFVPEGVRLRSGRVLAADVVVSATGLRLLAFGGISLRVDGRAVELSEEFVWRGAMVSGVPNFAVCIGYTNASWTLRADLSSRLVCRVLGLMGRRGWSAVVPVPGRGLRARPLLDLASGYVQRSIGAFPRQGDRGSWRVRQNYPLDAVATLRGGLARELVPVPVSGVRSPAVTGS; this is encoded by the coding sequence ATGTCGGAGTCTGCGGTGGATGTCGAGCACGTCGATGTGGTGGTCGTGGGTGCCGGGTTGTCCGGTGTCGGGGCGGCGTACCGGGTGAAGTCGGAGTGCCCTGGTCGTTCGTTGGCGGTGCTGGAGGCGCGGGACGTCTCGGGTGGGACGTGGGATCTGTTCCGGTATCCGGGGGTGCGGTCGGATTCGGACATGGCGACGTTGGGGTATCCGTTCCGGCCGTGGCGGGGGTCGCGGCCGTTGGCGGATGGTGCGTCGATCTTGGAGTACGTGCGGGCGACGGCTGCGGAGTTCGGGATCGAGGGGTTGATCCGGTACCGGACGAAGGTGGTGGCCGCGGAGTGGTCGAGCGCGGAGTCGCGGTGGACGTTGCGGCTGGCGGTGCGGGGTGCGGACGGCGGGGTGTCGGAGCGGGTGTTGACGTGCGGGTTCTTGTACTCGTGCGCGGGTTATTACGACTACGAGCGTGGTCATGAGCCGGTTTTCCCGGGTGTGGAGTCGTTCGGTGGTGAGTTGGTGCATCCGCAGTTCTGGCCGGAGGGCTTGGATCATGCGGGCAAGCGGGTGGTGGTGATCGGTAGTGGTGCGACGGCGGTGACGTTGGTTCCGGCGATGGCGCGGGAGGCGGCGCGGGTGACGATGTTGCAGCGGTCGCCGACGTGGATCAGTCCGGTTCCGGGGCGGGACCGGAAGGCGGAGCGGTTGCGGGCGTGGTTGCCGGAGCGGGTGGCGAGCCGGTTGGTGCGGTGGAAGAACATCGCGTTCTCGACGGCGTTCTTCCAGTTCTGCCAGCGTTTTCCGCGGGCGGCGCGGGGGTTGTTGACGCGGGTGAGCGCGCGGGCGTTGCGGGATGAGGCGGCGGTGCGGGAGCACTTCACGCCGTCGTACGACCCGTGGGACCAGCGGTTGTGCGCGGTGCCGGACGGGGATCTGTTCGGTGCGGTCCGGGAGGGGCGGGCCGAGGTGGTGACGGATCACGTGGAGTCGTTCGTGCCGGAGGGGGTCCGGTTGCGGTCGGGTCGGGTGTTGGCGGCGGATGTGGTGGTGTCGGCGACGGGGTTGCGGTTGTTGGCGTTCGGGGGGATTTCGTTGCGGGTGGACGGTCGTGCGGTGGAGTTGTCGGAGGAGTTCGTGTGGCGTGGGGCGATGGTGTCGGGGGTGCCGAACTTCGCGGTGTGCATCGGGTACACGAACGCGTCGTGGACGTTGCGGGCTGATCTGTCGTCGCGGTTGGTGTGCCGGGTGTTGGGGTTGATGGGTCGGCGGGGTTGGTCGGCGGTGGTGCCGGTGCCGGGTCGGGGGTTGCGGGCGCGGCCGTTGCTGGATCTGGCGTCGGGGTATGTGCAGCGGTCGATCGGCGCGTTCCCGCGGCAGGGTGATCGGGGTTCGTGGCGGGTGCGGCAGAACTACCCGTTGGATGCGGTGGCGACGTTGCGGGGTGGCTTGGCGCGGGAGTTGGTGCCGGTGCCGGTGTCGGGGGTCCGCTCCCCTGCTGTCACGGGGAGTTGA